In one window of Tachypleus tridentatus isolate NWPU-2018 chromosome 2, ASM421037v1, whole genome shotgun sequence DNA:
- the LOC143244262 gene encoding anoctamin-3-like produces MISSFRYQDYREPPTLNNKYEYKSIYWQLITARLAFIVIIECLLFIIISLIGWMIPDIPKSLKLQIRRENYIINNMIIEHELRRAKELGIVGSRKTSGFCNIDSQIGSISKRSQRNCSTFDKGV; encoded by the exons atgatttctTCATTCAGGTATCAAGACTATAGAGAGCCCCCAACATTAAACAACAAGTATGAATACAAGTCGATTTATTGGCAGCTCATTACAGCTCGCTTGGCTTTCATTGTTATAATTGAG tgtctTCTTTTTATCATCATATCCTTAATTGGTTGGATGATACCTGATATTCCAAAGTCTCTGAAACTTCAGATCAGACGTGAAAATTACATCATCAACAATATGATTATTGAACATGAACTAAGAAGAGCAAAGGAACTTGGTATTGTTGGAAGCAGAAAAACATCAGGATTTTGTAACATTGATTCACAGATTGGTAGTATTTCAAAGCGCAGTCAAAGGAATTGTAGCACATTCGATAAGGGAGTGTAA